In a genomic window of bacterium:
- the nuoK gene encoding NADH-quinone oxidoreductase subunit NuoK, whose amino-acid sequence MSVEIMLNAVNLTFVAVARYTADLSGQVLVFFVMCVAAAEVAVGLAILISLWRHRGTMHVDSVRLLKW is encoded by the coding sequence TGATGTCGGTTGAGATCATGCTGAATGCGGTCAATCTGACGTTCGTGGCCGTCGCGCGCTACACCGCCGATCTTAGCGGACAGGTGCTGGTTTTTTTCGTGATGTGCGTGGCGGCGGCGGAAGTGGCGGTAGGGCTGGCGATTCTGATTTCCCTGTGGCGGCATCGCGGCACCATGCACGTGGATTCGGTTCGA